One Coregonus clupeaformis isolate EN_2021a unplaced genomic scaffold, ASM2061545v1 scaf0020, whole genome shotgun sequence genomic region harbors:
- the prxl2c gene encoding peroxiredoxin-like 2C isoform X3, with protein MATDPPITQQITKNHREIKRPPVNNFLCHTCKEYVDDLSRIPGEVLKEAGLRLVVIGQSSHHHIESFCSLTGYPHDMYVDPERCIYKKLGMRRGEMSVESAHPSPHVKSGMLVGHMKSMWRAMTSPIFDFQGDPRQQGGAIIIGPGSEVHFAHLDMNRLDHMPINWLLQLAGVQHTLDLSDKPKIIVV; from the exons ATGGCGACAGATCCACCCATAACGCAACAAATAACGAAGAATCATCGAGAGATCAAGAGACCACCCGTAAAT AATTTCTTGTGCCACACCTGCAAAGAATATGTGGATGATTTGAGCAGAATACCAGGGGAAGTTCTGAAG GAAGCTGGTCTCAGACTGGTTGTTATCGGACAATCATCTCATCATCATATTGAG TCATTCTGCTCACTGACTGGCTACCCACATGACATGTACGTCGACCCAGAGAGATGCATATACAAAAAActggggatgaggagaggagagatgtctGTGGAATCAG CCCACCCTAGCCCTCATGTGAAGTCAGGTATGCTCGTGGGCCATATGAAGAGCATGTGGAGGGCCATGACCAGCCCTATATTTGACTTCCAGGGAGATCCTCGACAGCAGGGTGGAGCCATCATCATTGGCCCAG GCTCTGAGGTCCATTTTGCCCATTTGGATATGAACCGGCTGGACCACATGCCCATCAACTGGTTGCTACAGCTGGCCGGAGTACAACACACCCTGGACCTCAGTGATAAGCCAAAGATCATTGTCGTGTAG
- the LOC121581887 gene encoding dual specificity protein phosphatase CDC14A isoform X4, producing MKRKSEKRRPESRKKRCAAQREEVEPKSDIYFSIISDQLYFAILQQKIKSTADRHFFCIDEELSYENFYADFGPLNLAMFYRFCCKLTKKLKSFTLAKKKIVFYTCGDNKKQANAAYLIGSYAVMHLQKTPEEAYSLLVSRNSTYLPFRDASFGTCVYNLNILDCLRAIYKALQFGWLDFSQFDVEEYEHYERAENGDFNWIIPGKFLAFSGPHPKSRIENGYPLHAPEAYFPYFRKHNITAIVRLNKKMYDAKRFTDMGFEHHDLFFVDGSTPNDSIVRKFLNICENADGAIAVHCKAGLGRTGTLIGCYMMKHYRLTASEAIAWMRICRPGSVIGPQQNFVEDKQSSLWSEGDVFREKMNKQENGKLAVTRILSGVDDITINGSNKNRTSEKEETELYSDDEERNGITQGDKLRALKSKRQARTSTGSLSQEENKIHTRSSSQSLRHTSRGRKTRCSLQSMRFTRLCHSIPKARAPQLR from the exons ATGAAGCGCAAAAGCGAAAAGAGGCGACCCGAGTCAAGGAAAAAGCGTTGTGcagctcagagagaggaggtggagccAAAGTCAGATATTTATTTTAGTATAATATCAG atcAACTGTATTTCGCCATACTGCAGCAGAAGATAAAAAGCACAGCTGACAGACATTTCTTCTGCATAGACGAAGAGCTGTCATATGAAAA CTTCTATGCAGACTTTGGCCCGCTCAACCTGGCCATGTTTTATCGCTTTTGTTGCAAGCTCACTAAAAAGCTCAAG TCATTCACTCTAGCAAAGAAGAAGATAGTATTTTATACTTGTGGCGATAATAAGAAACAAGCCAATGCTGCCTATCTTATTGGTTCATATGCA GTGATGCATCTGCAGAAGACGCCAGAGGAAGCCTACAGTCTACTGGTGTCCAGGAACTCTACCTACCTGCCCttcag AGATGCCTCTTTTGGAACCTGCGTGTACAATCTGAACATTCTAGACTGCCTGCGTGCCATATACAAG GCTCTGCAGTTTGGCTGGCTCGATTTCTCCCAGTTTGATGTGGAGGAATACGAACATTACGAG AGAGCAGAAAATGGAGATTTCAACTGGATAATTCCTGGGAAGTTCCTAGCGTTCAGTGGTCCTCATCCAAAAAGCAGAATAGAGAATG GTTACCCTCTCCATGCCCCCGAGGCCTACTTTCCTTATTTCAGGAAACACAACATCACAGCCATCGTCCGTCTCAACAAGAAGATGTACGACGCCAAGCGCTTCACAGACATGGGCTTCGAGCACCACGACCTCTTCTTCGTGGACGGTAGCACGCCAAATGACTCCATTGTCAGGAAGTTCCTCAACATCTGTGAGAACGCAGACGGAGCTATCGCTGTTCACTGCAAAG CGGGTCTGGGTCGAACAGGCACTCTGATAGGCTGCTACATGATGAAGCACTACCGCCTGACTGCGTCCGAGGCCATTGCCTGGATGAGGATCTGCCGGCCCGGATCCGTCATCGGACCACAACAAAACTTTGTGGAAGA TAAGCAGAGCAGCCTGTGGTCGGAGGGAGATGTTTTCCGGGAGAAGATGAACAAGCAGGAGAACGGCAAGCTGGCTGTCACCAGGATCCTGTCAGGGGTTGATGACATCACTATCAACGGCAGCAACAAAAACAGGACGTCCGAAAAGGAAGAGACAGAACTG TATAGTGACGATGAGGAGAGAAATGGCATCACGCAGGGTGATAAACTGCGAGCCCTGAAGAGCAAGAGGCAGGCGAGAACATCCACAGGCTCCCTATC aCAAGAAGAGAACAAGATTCACACCAGGTCCTCGTCGCAGTCTTTAAG ACACACGTCCAGAGGACGGAAAACTCGATGTTCTTTACAATCAATGCGCTTTACGAGACTATG TCACTCCATACCCAAAGCTAGAGCTCCTCAACTGCGCTGA
- the LOC121581887 gene encoding dual specificity protein phosphatase CDC14C isoform X3 produces the protein MKRKSEKRRPESRKKRCAAQREEVEPKSDIYFSIISDQLYFAILQQKIKSTADRHFFCIDEELSYENFYADFGPLNLAMFYRFCCKLTKKLKSFTLAKKKIVFYTCGDNKKQANAAYLIGSYAVMHLQKTPEEAYSLLVSRNSTYLPFRDASFGTCVYNLNILDCLRAIYKALQFGWLDFSQFDVEEYEHYERAENGDFNWIIPGKFLAFSGPHPKSRIENGYPLHAPEAYFPYFRKHNITAIVRLNKKMYDAKRFTDMGFEHHDLFFVDGSTPNDSIVRKFLNICENADGAIAVHCKAGLGRTGTLIGCYMMKHYRLTASEAIAWMRICRPGSVIGPQQNFVEDKQSSLWSEGDVFREKMNKQENGKLAVTRILSGVDDITINGSNKNRTSEKEETELYSDDEERNGITQGDKLRALKSKRQARTSTGSLSQEENKIHTRSSSQSLRILLQSSGPDASDNRKRTRTSLPANSVGGRHTSRGRKTRCSLQSMRFTRLCHSIPKARAPQLR, from the exons ATGAAGCGCAAAAGCGAAAAGAGGCGACCCGAGTCAAGGAAAAAGCGTTGTGcagctcagagagaggaggtggagccAAAGTCAGATATTTATTTTAGTATAATATCAG atcAACTGTATTTCGCCATACTGCAGCAGAAGATAAAAAGCACAGCTGACAGACATTTCTTCTGCATAGACGAAGAGCTGTCATATGAAAA CTTCTATGCAGACTTTGGCCCGCTCAACCTGGCCATGTTTTATCGCTTTTGTTGCAAGCTCACTAAAAAGCTCAAG TCATTCACTCTAGCAAAGAAGAAGATAGTATTTTATACTTGTGGCGATAATAAGAAACAAGCCAATGCTGCCTATCTTATTGGTTCATATGCA GTGATGCATCTGCAGAAGACGCCAGAGGAAGCCTACAGTCTACTGGTGTCCAGGAACTCTACCTACCTGCCCttcag AGATGCCTCTTTTGGAACCTGCGTGTACAATCTGAACATTCTAGACTGCCTGCGTGCCATATACAAG GCTCTGCAGTTTGGCTGGCTCGATTTCTCCCAGTTTGATGTGGAGGAATACGAACATTACGAG AGAGCAGAAAATGGAGATTTCAACTGGATAATTCCTGGGAAGTTCCTAGCGTTCAGTGGTCCTCATCCAAAAAGCAGAATAGAGAATG GTTACCCTCTCCATGCCCCCGAGGCCTACTTTCCTTATTTCAGGAAACACAACATCACAGCCATCGTCCGTCTCAACAAGAAGATGTACGACGCCAAGCGCTTCACAGACATGGGCTTCGAGCACCACGACCTCTTCTTCGTGGACGGTAGCACGCCAAATGACTCCATTGTCAGGAAGTTCCTCAACATCTGTGAGAACGCAGACGGAGCTATCGCTGTTCACTGCAAAG CGGGTCTGGGTCGAACAGGCACTCTGATAGGCTGCTACATGATGAAGCACTACCGCCTGACTGCGTCCGAGGCCATTGCCTGGATGAGGATCTGCCGGCCCGGATCCGTCATCGGACCACAACAAAACTTTGTGGAAGA TAAGCAGAGCAGCCTGTGGTCGGAGGGAGATGTTTTCCGGGAGAAGATGAACAAGCAGGAGAACGGCAAGCTGGCTGTCACCAGGATCCTGTCAGGGGTTGATGACATCACTATCAACGGCAGCAACAAAAACAGGACGTCCGAAAAGGAAGAGACAGAACTG TATAGTGACGATGAGGAGAGAAATGGCATCACGCAGGGTGATAAACTGCGAGCCCTGAAGAGCAAGAGGCAGGCGAGAACATCCACAGGCTCCCTATC aCAAGAAGAGAACAAGATTCACACCAGGTCCTCGTCGCAGTCTTTAAG GATTCTCCTGCAGTCTAGTGGGCCCGATGCCTCAGACAATAGGAAGAGAACCAGAACCTCGCTGCCTGCCAACAGTGTGGGGGGCAG ACACACGTCCAGAGGACGGAAAACTCGATGTTCTTTACAATCAATGCGCTTTACGAGACTATG TCACTCCATACCCAAAGCTAGAGCTCCTCAACTGCGCTGA
- the LOC121581887 gene encoding dual specificity protein phosphatase CDC14C isoform X2 — MKRKSEKRRPESRKKRCAAQREEVEPKSDIYFSIISDQLYFAILQQKIKSTADRHFFCIDEELSYENFYADFGPLNLAMFYRFCCKLTKKLKSFTLAKKKIVFYTCGDNKKQANAAYLIGSYAVMHLQKTPEEAYSLLVSRNSTYLPFRDASFGTCVYNLNILDCLRAIYKALQFGWLDFSQFDVEEYEHYERAENGDFNWIIPGKFLAFSGPHPKSRIENGYPLHAPEAYFPYFRKHNITAIVRLNKKMYDAKRFTDMGFEHHDLFFVDGSTPNDSIVRKFLNICENADGAIAVHCKAGLGRTGTLIGCYMMKHYRLTASEAIAWMRICRPGSVIGPQQNFVEDKQSSLWSEGDVFREKMNKQENGKLAVTRILSGVDDITINGSNKNRTSEKEETELYSDDEERNGITQGDKLRALKSKRQARTSTGSLSQEENKIHTRSSSQSLRILLQSSGPDASDNRKRTRTSLPANSVGGSSLCHSRLARSLGSMHVVASDRETVCCESSGCHRDTAANAGSPVSTGNLSNLNMLQAPQKSLHTQS, encoded by the exons ATGAAGCGCAAAAGCGAAAAGAGGCGACCCGAGTCAAGGAAAAAGCGTTGTGcagctcagagagaggaggtggagccAAAGTCAGATATTTATTTTAGTATAATATCAG atcAACTGTATTTCGCCATACTGCAGCAGAAGATAAAAAGCACAGCTGACAGACATTTCTTCTGCATAGACGAAGAGCTGTCATATGAAAA CTTCTATGCAGACTTTGGCCCGCTCAACCTGGCCATGTTTTATCGCTTTTGTTGCAAGCTCACTAAAAAGCTCAAG TCATTCACTCTAGCAAAGAAGAAGATAGTATTTTATACTTGTGGCGATAATAAGAAACAAGCCAATGCTGCCTATCTTATTGGTTCATATGCA GTGATGCATCTGCAGAAGACGCCAGAGGAAGCCTACAGTCTACTGGTGTCCAGGAACTCTACCTACCTGCCCttcag AGATGCCTCTTTTGGAACCTGCGTGTACAATCTGAACATTCTAGACTGCCTGCGTGCCATATACAAG GCTCTGCAGTTTGGCTGGCTCGATTTCTCCCAGTTTGATGTGGAGGAATACGAACATTACGAG AGAGCAGAAAATGGAGATTTCAACTGGATAATTCCTGGGAAGTTCCTAGCGTTCAGTGGTCCTCATCCAAAAAGCAGAATAGAGAATG GTTACCCTCTCCATGCCCCCGAGGCCTACTTTCCTTATTTCAGGAAACACAACATCACAGCCATCGTCCGTCTCAACAAGAAGATGTACGACGCCAAGCGCTTCACAGACATGGGCTTCGAGCACCACGACCTCTTCTTCGTGGACGGTAGCACGCCAAATGACTCCATTGTCAGGAAGTTCCTCAACATCTGTGAGAACGCAGACGGAGCTATCGCTGTTCACTGCAAAG CGGGTCTGGGTCGAACAGGCACTCTGATAGGCTGCTACATGATGAAGCACTACCGCCTGACTGCGTCCGAGGCCATTGCCTGGATGAGGATCTGCCGGCCCGGATCCGTCATCGGACCACAACAAAACTTTGTGGAAGA TAAGCAGAGCAGCCTGTGGTCGGAGGGAGATGTTTTCCGGGAGAAGATGAACAAGCAGGAGAACGGCAAGCTGGCTGTCACCAGGATCCTGTCAGGGGTTGATGACATCACTATCAACGGCAGCAACAAAAACAGGACGTCCGAAAAGGAAGAGACAGAACTG TATAGTGACGATGAGGAGAGAAATGGCATCACGCAGGGTGATAAACTGCGAGCCCTGAAGAGCAAGAGGCAGGCGAGAACATCCACAGGCTCCCTATC aCAAGAAGAGAACAAGATTCACACCAGGTCCTCGTCGCAGTCTTTAAG GATTCTCCTGCAGTCTAGTGGGCCCGATGCCTCAGACAATAGGAAGAGAACCAGAACCTCGCTGCCTGCCAACAGTGTGGGGGGCAG CTCCCTGTGCCACTCCAGACTAGCCAGGTCTCTAGGCAGCATGCATGTAGTGGCCAGCGACAGAGAAACAGTGTGCTGTGAGTCCAGTGGCTGCCATAGAGACACAGCTGCCAACGCAGGCAGCCCAGTCAGCACAGGCAATCTGTCCAACCTAAACATGCTGCAGGCCCCTCAGAAG TCACTCCATACCCAAAGCTAG
- the prxl2c gene encoding peroxiredoxin-like 2C isoform X2 has protein sequence MATDPPITQQITKNHREIKRPPVNVRLEDVEDCLIYDRNGVSTPFKELYQDRKSVVIFNFLCHTCKEYVDDLSRIPGEVLKEAGLRLVVIGQSSHHHIESFCSLTGYPHDMYVDPERCIYKKLGMRRGEMSVESAHPSPHVKSGMLVGHMKSMWRAMTSPIFDFQGDPRQQGGAIIIGPGSEVHFAHLDMNRLDHMPINWLLQLAGVQHTLDLSDKPKIIVV, from the exons ATGGCGACAGATCCACCCATAACGCAACAAATAACGAAGAATCATCGAGAGATCAAGAGACCACCCGTAAATGTTCGTCTTGAGGATGTGGAGGACTGTTTGATTTATGACCGAAATGGCGTCTCAACTCCCTTCAAAGAGTTATACCAAGACAGGAAATCAGTCGTTATTTTT AATTTCTTGTGCCACACCTGCAAAGAATATGTGGATGATTTGAGCAGAATACCAGGGGAAGTTCTGAAG GAAGCTGGTCTCAGACTGGTTGTTATCGGACAATCATCTCATCATCATATTGAG TCATTCTGCTCACTGACTGGCTACCCACATGACATGTACGTCGACCCAGAGAGATGCATATACAAAAAActggggatgaggagaggagagatgtctGTGGAATCAG CCCACCCTAGCCCTCATGTGAAGTCAGGTATGCTCGTGGGCCATATGAAGAGCATGTGGAGGGCCATGACCAGCCCTATATTTGACTTCCAGGGAGATCCTCGACAGCAGGGTGGAGCCATCATCATTGGCCCAG GCTCTGAGGTCCATTTTGCCCATTTGGATATGAACCGGCTGGACCACATGCCCATCAACTGGTTGCTACAGCTGGCCGGAGTACAACACACCCTGGACCTCAGTGATAAGCCAAAGATCATTGTCGTGTAG
- the LOC121581889 gene encoding intracellular hyaluronan-binding protein 4, which yields MALKLIGVSDNAAMLPDDYGCVVANRFCQLVDDEADPFDFIKQAELQKEKKKKANDKTVKPKKPGQRESQRDRRVPVLVDGEDNLPRNDTGGKRSARGVGVQNESRGVVEAESGTRRAVFGERRTNQEEHPQEYSIQKPAYYAYGEVRGGGRGYRNIDTTGSFNLRGKREYERYSGTGISPEEKRGGRGPWNRGSVQDPTSMGDVGVNVKPDAGGIPPEAGQQPAEMEGENRPSEEDVVVQVAMEMSLDEWKALQELSRPKAELNLRKPDSKVPSKARVIHKSKLIENLKAESVEEQEEDYHFSSLRRSANDITSHLEFNFGSLQRPSRGGRGQGRGERGGMTCHPERAEKTERAYVLAPNPEDPEDFPALAVGR from the exons ATGGCTTTGAAGTTGATTGGCGTTTCTGACAACGCAGCAATGCTCCCGGACGACTACGGTTGTGTTGTGGCTAATCGTTTCTGTCAGCTTGTGGATGACGAGGCCGACCCGTTCGACTTTATAAAACAAGCCGAGTTACAGAAGGAGAAGAAAAAGAAAGCAAACGATAAGACCGTGAAGCCTAAAAAACCTGGACAGAGGGAGTCCCAGAGAGATAGGCGGGTCCCCGTTTTAGTCGATGGAGAAGACAACCTGCCAAGAAATGATACAG GTGGTAAGCGTTCTGCCCGAGGGGTTGGGGTCCAGAATGAGAGCAGAGGGGTGGTGGAGGCTGAGAGTGGCACAAGGCGAGCTGTCTTCGGGGAACGCAGGACCAACCAAGAGGAACACCCACAGGAGTACTCCATCCAGAA GCCAGCTTATTATGCTTACGGCGAAGTCCGAGGGGGCGGCAGAGGCTACAGAAACATTGATACTACCGGTAGCTTCAAcctgaggggaaagagagaaTATGAACGCTACAGTGGAAC AGGAATCTCcccagaggagaagagaggaggacgtGGGCCCTGGAACAGGGGCTCTGTTCAAGACCCTACTTCCATGGG TGATGTAGGGGTGAATGTGAAGCCTGACGCAGGAGGCATCCCACCTGAGGCCGGCCAACAGCCAgcggagatggagggagagaatcG CCCATCAGAGGAGGATGTGGTGGTCCAAGTTGCCATGGAGATGTCTCTGGATGAGTGGAAGGCCCTACAGGAGCTGAGTCGCCCCAAGGCTGAGTTGAACCTCCGTAAGCCGGACAGCAAGGTGCCCTCCAAGGCCAGAGTTATACACAAGTCCAAACTCATTGAG AACCTGAAGGCGGAGTCTGTGGAAGAACAGGAAGAGGACTACCACTTCTCCAGTCTGCGCAGATCTGCCAATGACATCACTTCCCATTTGGAGTTCAACTTTGGCAGCCTGCAGCGCCCCAGCCGAGGGGGGAGGGGACAaggcaggggggagagaggggggatgacttGTCACCCTGAGAGAGCAGAGAAGACTGAAAGG GCTTATGTCCTAGCCCCAAACCCAGAAGACCCTGAGGACTTCCCTGCATTGGCTGTGGGGAGATGA
- the prxl2c gene encoding peroxiredoxin-like 2C isoform X1 produces the protein MATDPPITQQITKNHREIKRPPVNVRLEDVEDCLIYDRNGVSTPFKELYQDRKSVVIFVRNFLCHTCKEYVDDLSRIPGEVLKEAGLRLVVIGQSSHHHIESFCSLTGYPHDMYVDPERCIYKKLGMRRGEMSVESAHPSPHVKSGMLVGHMKSMWRAMTSPIFDFQGDPRQQGGAIIIGPGSEVHFAHLDMNRLDHMPINWLLQLAGVQHTLDLSDKPKIIVV, from the exons ATGGCGACAGATCCACCCATAACGCAACAAATAACGAAGAATCATCGAGAGATCAAGAGACCACCCGTAAATGTTCGTCTTGAGGATGTGGAGGACTGTTTGATTTATGACCGAAATGGCGTCTCAACTCCCTTCAAAGAGTTATACCAAGACAGGAAATCAGTCGTTATTTTTGTACGG AATTTCTTGTGCCACACCTGCAAAGAATATGTGGATGATTTGAGCAGAATACCAGGGGAAGTTCTGAAG GAAGCTGGTCTCAGACTGGTTGTTATCGGACAATCATCTCATCATCATATTGAG TCATTCTGCTCACTGACTGGCTACCCACATGACATGTACGTCGACCCAGAGAGATGCATATACAAAAAActggggatgaggagaggagagatgtctGTGGAATCAG CCCACCCTAGCCCTCATGTGAAGTCAGGTATGCTCGTGGGCCATATGAAGAGCATGTGGAGGGCCATGACCAGCCCTATATTTGACTTCCAGGGAGATCCTCGACAGCAGGGTGGAGCCATCATCATTGGCCCAG GCTCTGAGGTCCATTTTGCCCATTTGGATATGAACCGGCTGGACCACATGCCCATCAACTGGTTGCTACAGCTGGCCGGAGTACAACACACCCTGGACCTCAGTGATAAGCCAAAGATCATTGTCGTGTAG
- the LOC121581887 gene encoding dual specificity protein phosphatase CDC14C isoform X1 translates to MKRKSEKRRPESRKKRCAAQREEVEPKSDIYFSIISDQLYFAILQQKIKSTADRHFFCIDEELSYENFYADFGPLNLAMFYRFCCKLTKKLKSFTLAKKKIVFYTCGDNKKQANAAYLIGSYAVMHLQKTPEEAYSLLVSRNSTYLPFRDASFGTCVYNLNILDCLRAIYKALQFGWLDFSQFDVEEYEHYERAENGDFNWIIPGKFLAFSGPHPKSRIENGYPLHAPEAYFPYFRKHNITAIVRLNKKMYDAKRFTDMGFEHHDLFFVDGSTPNDSIVRKFLNICENADGAIAVHCKAGLGRTGTLIGCYMMKHYRLTASEAIAWMRICRPGSVIGPQQNFVEDKQSSLWSEGDVFREKMNKQENGKLAVTRILSGVDDITINGSNKNRTSEKEETELYSDDEERNGITQGDKLRALKSKRQARTSTGSLSQEENKIHTRSSSQSLRILLQSSGPDASDNRKRTRTSLPANSVGGSSLCHSRLARSLGSMHVVASDRETVCCESSGCHRDTAANAGSPVSTGNLSNLNMLQAPQKTHVQRTENSMFFTINALYETMSLHTQS, encoded by the exons ATGAAGCGCAAAAGCGAAAAGAGGCGACCCGAGTCAAGGAAAAAGCGTTGTGcagctcagagagaggaggtggagccAAAGTCAGATATTTATTTTAGTATAATATCAG atcAACTGTATTTCGCCATACTGCAGCAGAAGATAAAAAGCACAGCTGACAGACATTTCTTCTGCATAGACGAAGAGCTGTCATATGAAAA CTTCTATGCAGACTTTGGCCCGCTCAACCTGGCCATGTTTTATCGCTTTTGTTGCAAGCTCACTAAAAAGCTCAAG TCATTCACTCTAGCAAAGAAGAAGATAGTATTTTATACTTGTGGCGATAATAAGAAACAAGCCAATGCTGCCTATCTTATTGGTTCATATGCA GTGATGCATCTGCAGAAGACGCCAGAGGAAGCCTACAGTCTACTGGTGTCCAGGAACTCTACCTACCTGCCCttcag AGATGCCTCTTTTGGAACCTGCGTGTACAATCTGAACATTCTAGACTGCCTGCGTGCCATATACAAG GCTCTGCAGTTTGGCTGGCTCGATTTCTCCCAGTTTGATGTGGAGGAATACGAACATTACGAG AGAGCAGAAAATGGAGATTTCAACTGGATAATTCCTGGGAAGTTCCTAGCGTTCAGTGGTCCTCATCCAAAAAGCAGAATAGAGAATG GTTACCCTCTCCATGCCCCCGAGGCCTACTTTCCTTATTTCAGGAAACACAACATCACAGCCATCGTCCGTCTCAACAAGAAGATGTACGACGCCAAGCGCTTCACAGACATGGGCTTCGAGCACCACGACCTCTTCTTCGTGGACGGTAGCACGCCAAATGACTCCATTGTCAGGAAGTTCCTCAACATCTGTGAGAACGCAGACGGAGCTATCGCTGTTCACTGCAAAG CGGGTCTGGGTCGAACAGGCACTCTGATAGGCTGCTACATGATGAAGCACTACCGCCTGACTGCGTCCGAGGCCATTGCCTGGATGAGGATCTGCCGGCCCGGATCCGTCATCGGACCACAACAAAACTTTGTGGAAGA TAAGCAGAGCAGCCTGTGGTCGGAGGGAGATGTTTTCCGGGAGAAGATGAACAAGCAGGAGAACGGCAAGCTGGCTGTCACCAGGATCCTGTCAGGGGTTGATGACATCACTATCAACGGCAGCAACAAAAACAGGACGTCCGAAAAGGAAGAGACAGAACTG TATAGTGACGATGAGGAGAGAAATGGCATCACGCAGGGTGATAAACTGCGAGCCCTGAAGAGCAAGAGGCAGGCGAGAACATCCACAGGCTCCCTATC aCAAGAAGAGAACAAGATTCACACCAGGTCCTCGTCGCAGTCTTTAAG GATTCTCCTGCAGTCTAGTGGGCCCGATGCCTCAGACAATAGGAAGAGAACCAGAACCTCGCTGCCTGCCAACAGTGTGGGGGGCAG CTCCCTGTGCCACTCCAGACTAGCCAGGTCTCTAGGCAGCATGCATGTAGTGGCCAGCGACAGAGAAACAGTGTGCTGTGAGTCCAGTGGCTGCCATAGAGACACAGCTGCCAACGCAGGCAGCCCAGTCAGCACAGGCAATCTGTCCAACCTAAACATGCTGCAGGCCCCTCAGAAG ACACACGTCCAGAGGACGGAAAACTCGATGTTCTTTACAATCAATGCGCTTTACGAGACTATG TCACTCCATACCCAAAGCTAG